In one Diprion similis isolate iyDipSimi1 chromosome 6, iyDipSimi1.1, whole genome shotgun sequence genomic region, the following are encoded:
- the LOC124407576 gene encoding protein crumbs-like isoform X5 → MRVLAAVAVFTSLLVTTFEAPQDAIGYDTDDNYREAYFNGSAYLRLASTVSVHRQTGLSFRTCDGGRLFIQHFGPDFISLEVTPEGLLFLASVNQQRYEAKLNAKLLNNAWHYVNLLFRLGNFTLSAAGHTQVIANATYNSGILSLPDFNDNEPLIIGEGFKGCILQGPGILFRRNYTVNSGALFGTCPLESAGCGPLSVGGLATVTVSTSDFCDHEPCMMHGTCVSRQDRYECHCFARYSGNNCQVDNGPPCDSNPCQNGGSCTEDSRGNYSCTCIPGFTGTLCDSQLGVSLCERNPCENDGTCYNVADGEYKCECSSGWTGKNCEININECASNPCKHGGTCIDSINNYTCRCDRTGYRGINCEINIDECLNNPCLNNGECFDNYGGYICQCPMGFEGQNCELNLNECLSNPCTNGGNCIDEVGTYHCNCLSGYTGRHCELHGLCENAACPSNSICIPDNHGPQCVCNPGFMGIPPNCTVNFCANNPCLNGGTCTSNQDGFNCTCPIEWMGTACDQDVDECLMYGNSLCNNGICVNTNGSYDCFCRPGFSGDHCEMEIDECLCGPCKNNATCIDRINAFECSCQQGYAGKTCDIDVDECLSNPCINGATCVDNIAFYSCICSLGFIGNNCEINIDDCQSSPCLNYGECIDGINNYTCNCTDTGFEGPNCEFNIDDCQSGPCMNGAKCVDGILSYNCQCYEGYTGLNCEKDVDECESSPCQFNGTCLERSNRELYKSNASTLPAIFTRNFSYENASGYECICVSGVIGKNCEININECESNPCVSGTCMDRIGGYKCDCDYGFEGTHCQTDIDECKKYTPCVNGTCLDGKADYSCLCVSGFGGKNCSVPLIGCQGNACQNGGTCWPYLVDETEHRFNCTCPNGFHGEMCDIVTTMSLQGSSYVLVNTTRDEGYDIQFRFRTTLPNGLIAMGKGSTFYILELVNGKLNLHSSILNRWEGVFIGTGLNNSQWQKVFVAINTTHIVLSANEEQTIYPINLNEGNASHTSFPTTYIGGTLSYLSRLTHGPSFFIGCTEDVIINGEWIYTGLQSSSVQMVDVESGCHRTEQCLPNPCKNGGHCTDRWRDFSCMCERPYLGHTCQYNMTAATFGYGNITDGYVTVKVNDLARRAIRSIVDISMFIRTRQDTGDIFYLGSESSAQFDGKQEKPYIRALLEHGELLVQIQFNGSEAYTVGGVKLNQGNYHLIQVVRNVTLVQVKINGSEYFRKTIGATGQSNVTVLYLGGLPRQAPRSSRQADNRQTDIQQTPQSNFKGIIQDVQISNGSQTMVVEFYPLKAKDIPTPIEFGTVVLDREKVLEGVVSDPVCNSNPCYHNGTCHVTWNDFWCQCPRGYTGKMCQEMEFCQLQDCPTGSRCQNLDDGYECVANATFNGSNDVFTYTYKQSEDQNVTESTTDTIEITYRSRTGGVLMHIAPKSGNQNFVVSVFRDNITISWRLDYNNHGTLSFGKNEPDGNWTSIVIKLNNDSIESGYANSNDETIPHSSPNFSFSMWYELLSTGTVTLGGLGGELSDRNGYVTFGTNSTYSGGNTVDGNSVEYPQHMMTTITPPHSLVLGDAFKGCLGEVRIGAMLLHYFTYDEVYQNANFTPTEYLSLQVVGNLSNYENIGCRLCFESDCKNDGHCLDEANSYICDCLPGYAEDDCSVDIDECIDNKCKHGSMCMDKIANYTCECTSGWQGWLCDEDINECVSVTTCQHDGVCVNLPGSFRCECPDQFTGNLCEEVRIITCEDHKCKNGSTCTDIVNAKTGNNFTCTCMPGFEGQFCDTPYCMPNKCQHGGRCDYLYQTPQCTCVAGYTGMYCETDIDDCAADINGNVPCKNGGKCLDEVNNFKCDCSPTGFNGSDCSIDIDECAQMPVNCENGHCENLPGSYQCSCIPGYCGRNCEVLDPCIQKPCQNEGTCTCLDDSGYICHCTSDYNGHNCTEPKLTLGSQALDIAVIVGPIVGCLLLIGAGSLIALFMMARKKRATRGTYSPSAQEFSNPRVEMDNVMKPPPEERLI, encoded by the exons TTTTTACCAGTTTGCTGGTAACTACCTTCGAGGCACCCCAGGACGCCATCGGTTATGACACTGACGATAATTACCGAGAAGCGTACTTCAATGGTTCGGCATATCTGAGGCTTGCATCAACTGTATCTGTACATCGGCAAACCGGACTCAGTTTTCGAACTTGCGACGGCGGAAGGTTATTCATACAACACTTTGGCCCTGACTTCATAAGCCTGGAAGTTACTCCAGAGGGTCTGCTGTTTTTGGCGTCTGTTAATCAGCAACGATACGAAGCAAAGTTGAATGCTAAATTGTTGAACAATGCCTGGCATTACGTGAATTTGTTGTTTCGGCTCGGAAACTTCACCCTCAGCGCTGCCGGACATACACAG GTGATCGCTAATGCCACTTACAACTCGGGTATTCTCAGTCTGCCAGACTTCAACGATAACGAACCCCTCATAATCGGTGAGGGTTTTAAAGGATGCATATTACAAGGACCTGGAATATTATTCAGACGAAATTACACTGTTAATAGTGGGGCTCTATTTGGAACGTGTCCCTTGGAATCTGCAGGCT GTGGTCCACTAAGCGTCGGTGGCCTAGCGACAGTGACTGTTTCCACATCAGACTTCTGTGACCACGAACCATGCATGATGCATGGAACCTGCGTCTCTCGACAAGATCGCTATGAGTGCCATTGTTTCGCCCGGTACTCTGGTAACAACTGTCAAGTCGATAATG GTCCGCCATGTGACAGTAATCCCTGCCAAAATGGTGGATCATGTACTGAAGATTCCAGAGGTAATTATAGTTGCACCTGCATCCCAGGATTCACTGGAACTCTTTGTGACTCGCAGCTCGGAGTGAGCTTGTGCGAACGTAATCCATGCGAAAATGATGGAACCTGTTACAATGTAGCGGACGGTGAATACAAGTGTGAATGTAGCTCTGGCTGGACagggaaaaattgtgaaattaatATCAACGAATGTGCATCGAATCCTTGCAAACATGGAGGTACATGCATTGACAGCATTAATAATTACACCTGTCGATGCGATAGAACAGG ATATCGAGGTATCAACTGTGAAATCAACATCGATGAATGCCTGAATAACCCTTGTCTAAATAACGGCGAGTGCTTTGATAATTATGGTGGATACATATGCCAATGTCCCATGGGTTTCGAGGGCCAAAATtgtgaattaaatttgaacGAATGTCTGTCCAACCCTTGTACCAATGGAGGCAATTGCATCGATGAAGTTGGCACTTATCATTGTAACTGTTTGTCCGGATATACTGGTAGACACTGTGAATTACACGGTCTTTGTGAAAACGCAGCTTGTCCATCCAACAGTATTTGTATACCCGACAATCACGGACCGCAGTGTGTATGCAATCCTGGATTTATGGGGATTCCACCAAATTGCACGGTTAATTTCTGCGCGAACAATCCATGTTTAAACGGAGGTACCTGTACAAGTAATCAGGATGGATTCAATTGTACATGCCCCATTGAGTGGATGG GTACAGCCTGCGATCAAGATGTGGATGAGTGTTTGATGTACGGGAACTCCTTGTGCAACAACGGAATTTGTGTAAATACAAATGGAAGTTACGATTGCTTCTGCAGACCAGGTTTCTCAGGAGATCATTGTGAGATGGAAATTGATGAATGTTTATGTGGTCCatgtaaaaataatgcaaCGTGCATTGACCGAATAAATGCATTCGAATGTAGTTGTCAGCAAGGTTATGCTGGCAAAACTTGCGATATAGATGTGGACGAGTGCTTAAGCAATCCTTGCATAAATGGTGCAACTTGTGTAGATAATATTGCATTTTACTCTTGCATATGCTCACTCGGTTTTATTGGAAataattgtgaaataaatattgatgaCTGCCAGTCGTCACCTTGCCTAAATTACGGTGAATGTATTGATGGTATTAATAATTACACCTGTAATTGCACTGATACTGGATTTGAGGGTCCAAATTGCGAGTTCAATATCGACGATTGCCAGTCAGGTCCATGTATGAACGGAGCCAAATGTGTAGATGGTATCCTATCATACAACTGTCAATGTTACGAGGGATACACAGGACTAAATTGTGAAAAAGATGTTGATGAATGCGAAAGTTCGCCTTGCCAGTTTAATGGTACCTGCCTTGAAAGATCAAACCGGGAACTGTATAAGAGTAACGCATCAACTTTACCAGCAATATTCACAAGAAACTTCAGCTATGAGAATGCTAGCGG ttaCGAATGCATTTGCGTATCGGGTGTAATAGGTAAAAACtgtgaaataaatatcaacgaaTGCGAAAGTAACCCCTGCGTGAGCGGTACATGCATGGACAGAATCGGTGGATATAAGTGCGACTGTGATTATGGTTTTGAGGGTACACATTGCCAAACTGACATCGACGAATGCAAAAAGTATACACCATGCGTAAATGGTACGTGTTTAGATGGAAAAGCGGACTATTCTTGTCTATGTGTCTCTGGATTCGGTGGAAAAAACTGTTCGGTACCATTGATTGGTTGCCAAGGCAATGCATGCCAAAACGGTGGAACATGTTGGCCATACTTGGTCGATGAAACAGAACATAGGTTCAACTGCACGTGTCCTAATGGATTTCATGGGGAAATGTGTGATATT GTAACAACTATGTCATTGCAAGGAAGTTCTTATGTACTGGTAAACACAACCAGAGATGAAGGATATGACATACAATTTCGATTTCGAACAACGCTACCTAATGGTTTAATAGCTATGGGTAAAGGTTCCACATTTTACATACTGGAATTAGTTAACGGCAAGTTAAATTTGCATTCCAGTATACTGAACAGGTGGGAGGGTGTTTTCATTGGTACTGGTCTTAATAATTCTCAGTGGCAAAAAGTATTTGTTGCTATCAACACCACGCATATAGTTCTATCTGCCAATGAAGAACAAACGATTTATCCAATCAATCTGAATGAAGGAAATGCTAGCCACACATCCTTTCCAACTACTTACATTGGTGGCACATTATCTTATCTGAGCAGATTGACTCATGGGCCATCATTTTTCATTGGCTGTACCGAAGATGTTATCATAAATGGAGAATGG ATATACACTGGGCTGCAATCTAGTTCTGTTCAGATGGTAGACGTAGAATCAGGTTGCCACCGCACAGAGCAATGTTTACCAAATCCATGTAAAAATGGTGGTCACTGCACGGATAGATGGCGAGATTTTTCCTGCATGTGTGAGCGCCCGTATCTTGGTCACACCTGTCAGTATAATATGACGGCTGCCACTTTTGGATATGGAAACATCACTGATGGTTATGTTACAGTAAAAGTAAATGATTTGGCAAGACGTGCAATCAGATCAATTGTAGACATATCAATGTTCATTAGAACTCGACAAGATACAggtgatatattttatttgggTTCTGAATCGAGTGCCCAATTTGATGGTAAACAGGAGAAACCTTACATTCGTGCTCTGCTAGAACATGGAGAATTACTGGTACAAATACAGTTCAATGGATCAGAAGCATACACTGTTGGTGGTGTTAAACTAAACCAGGGAAATTATCATCTGATACAAGTTGTTAGGAATGTGACTTTAGTACAAGTTAAAATAAACGGAAGTGAATATTTCCGAAAAACGATCGGTGCTACAGGACAATCAAATGTAACAGTTTTGTACTTAGGCGGTTTGCCTCGTCAGGCGCCTAGATCTAGTAGACAGGCAGACAATCGACAAACAGACATACAACAAACACCTCAGAGCAATTTCAAAGGCATAATACAAGATGTGCAAATATCAAACGGTTCTCAAACTATGGTAGTTGAATTTTATCCACTAAAGGCAAAAGACATACCTACACCAATTGAATTTGGCACGGTCGTACTCgacagagaaaaagttttggagGGTGTTGTCTCTGATCCGGTTTGCAATAGTAATCCATGTTATCACAATGGAACATGCCATGTTACGTGGAATGACTTTTGGTGTCAGTGTCCGAGAGGATACACGGGTAAGATGTGCCAAGAAATGGAATTTTGTCAGCTGCAGGACTGTCCAACTGGATCAAGGTGTCAGAATTTAGATGATGGATATGAATGTGTAGCAAATGCTACTTTTAATGGCAGTAACGACGTATTTACTTACACATATAAACAATCTGAAGATCAAAATGTAACTGAATCGACAACAGACACTATTGAAATTACATACCGATCACGTACCGGTGGCGTATTGATGCATATAGCACCGAAGAGTGGAAATCAGAATTTTGTAGTGTCTGTTTTCAGAGACAATATCACAATCTCGTGGAGATTAGATTATAATAATCATGGAACTTTATCctttggaaaaaatgagcCAGATGGAAACTGGACGTCTATTGTGATCAAGTTGAACAATGATTCAATTGAGTCTGGATATGCAAATTCAAACGATGAAACAATACCACATTCAAGTCCAAATTTTAGTTTCTCTATGTGGTATGAGCTGCTGTCTACGGGAACAGTGACGCTGGGTGGTCTCGGTGGTGAATTATCAGACAGAAATGGTTATGTAACCTTCGGGACAAACAGTACCTACAGTGGTGGAAATACTGTTGATGGAAATTCCGTTGAATACCCTCAGCACATGATGACTACTATAACTCCACCACACAGTCTTGTGTTAG gtGATGCCTTCAAGGGTTGTCTAGGTGAAGTGAGAATTGGTGCTATGCTCTTGCACTACTTTACTTATGACGAAGTGTATCAGAATGCCAATTTCACACCAACGGAATACCTTTCTCTACAAGTCGTAGGCAATCTGTccaattatgaaaatattggatgtcgtctgtgttttgaaAGTGATTGTAAAAACGACGGTCACTGCTTAGACGAAGCCAACAGTTACATTTGTGACTGTCTGCCTGGCTATGCAGAAGATGATTGCTCAGTAGATATCGATGAATGTATAGATAACAAATGTAAACATGGATCTATGTGCATGGATAAGATAGCAAACTATACTTGTGAATGCACTAGCGGGTGGCAGGGCTGGCT TTGTGACGAAGATATCAATGAGTGTGTAAGTGTTACTACTTGTCAGCATGATGGTGTTTGCGTGAATCTCCCTGGGTCATTCCGTTGCGAATGTCCGGATCAATTTACAGGCAATTTATGTGAGGAAGTGAGAATAATTACATGTGAGGACCACAAGTGCAAAAATGGTTCTACTTGTACGGATATAGTTAATGCGAAAACTGGTAATAACTTCACGTGCACATGTATGCCAGGCTTTGAAGGACAATTCTGCGACACCCCATATTGCATGCCCAATAAGTGCCAGCATGGCGGAAGATGTGATTATCTCTATCAG ACTCCACAATGTACATGTGTTGCTGGCTACACTGGAATGTACTGTGAAACGGATATAGATGATTGCGCTGCTGATATTAACGGAAATGTTCCGTGCAAAAATGGAGGGAAATGTTTGGATGAGGTGAACAATTTCAAGTGTGATTGTTCTCCTACGGGCTTTAACGGCTCTGACTGTTCAATAGACATTGACGAATGTGCACAGATGCCGGTGAATTGTGAAAATGGTCACTGTGAAAATTTACCAGGAAGTTATCAATGCAGCTGTATCCCAGGTTATTGTGGTAGAAACTGTGAAGTTTTAGATCCGTGTATTCAG AAACCATGCCAAAACGAAGGAACATGCACGTGTCTTGATGATTCTGGTTATATTTGTCACTGCACCTCAGATTACAATGGTCATAATTGTACAGAG ccaaaactCACTTTGGGCAGTCAAGCACTGGATATTGCTGTCATAGTTGGTCCCATTGTGGGTTGTTTACTTCTAATTGGTGCAGGATCATTAATAGCCCTTTTTATGATGGCTCGGAAAAAACGGGCAACTCGCGGTACATATAGCCCCAGTGCTCAAGAATTCAGTAATCCCAGAGTAGAGATGGACAATGTGATGAAACCTCCGCCGGAAGAGAGATTGATCTAG